The Halomonas sp. 'Soap Lake #6' genomic sequence GATAGCCGAGGTTGCCGCAGGAGACGGCGCGTTACCGACGTTTACCGTCCGTTTTGTATTCACAAATAGAAAATCATCCACCAGCTGACCATCATTAGAGACCGCTTGAGCACGAACTCCCGCAGGATAAGGAGTTAGATCTTCTGCTTTCAGGCTAGGGCAGTATTTGCGCACTAGCTCCAAGTAACCTCGCTTATAAAGCGAGTTTTTCATCTCCAACAGCCCGGGCTTAAGGTGCTTGCCCAACACTTTTAAGACACCCGTATGGGTGAACATCTGGCGCATATCACCAAGCGACATATCCTGCTTACGGTAGCCCTCACGCTTTAGCGCCAGAACGGCGTTCGGCCCAACAGTCACCGTGCCGTCAATCATACGCGTCAGGTGTACGCCTAAAAATGGCATATTGGGATCAGGAATCGGATAAATCAGGTGATTCACAATCTGGTTGTGGCGCTCAGGTAGCAGATAGTACTCACCTCGGAACGGACAAATAGTAAAACCTGGCTCTTTACCTAGCATACGAATCACACGGTCGGCCATTAACCCCGAGCAAGACACCAAATAGCGGCTAACAAAGCTCCCATTACTGGTGTCCACCACCACTTCTTCGGTACGCTCTTCAAGCCCGGTGACGCAGCTACCGTAGCTGATTTCACCACCTAAACGCTCAAACTCGGCGGCCATAGCGCGCGTCACCTCGGCATAATTCACAATGCCACTGGACGGTACAAAGATGCCCGCCACCCCAGTAATATTGGGTTCACGCTCTTTTAGCTCGCCAGCTTCTAACCACTCTCGCTCCAGACCATTAGCGGCAGTTCTTTCCCACAGCGCCTCCATACGCTGTTTTTCAAGCGAATTAGTCGCGACCAGTAATTTACCGCAGATGTCATAGCTCACATTGTGCTGGTCACAAAACTCTCGCGTCGCTCGGTTGCCTTCAAGGCAAAACTTGGCCTTTAGGCTTCCTGGTGTGTAATACACTCCTGCATGAATAACACCGCTATTATGGCCGGTCTGATGCTGAGCAGGGCCAGTCTCTTTTTCGACCACCAGCATGCGCTTATCTGGGTAGGCCTGCTTCAGTTGCATCGCCGTAGACATGCCTAAAATGCCACCACCAATAATGATGAAATCCCACATAAATATTGTTACCTGTGCCAAATTTTCAAAATTTATTGATAATAGCCTTTAATAAACGTGGACCGCCATCACCCAACTTTGGTCTTAAGGAGACACTATGGAGCACGATGAGCCGCGCCAAAATCTCGCTGTCAGTGCCTACCGCGAGCTGAAGCACGACATTATTCGCGGCCGCTATGCGCCTGCAGAAAAACTATTAATGAGCCGCCTCAAGGAGTATTACGGCGTTAGTACCGGTCCACTTCGGGAAGCACTTTCGCAATTAGTCGCCGACCGCTTGGTGGTAGCGATTAGCCAGCGGGGCTACCGCGTTGCTCCCATGTCGCTTGCCGAGCTCAACGATATTTACGACGCCCGAGCTCAGCTGGAAGGGCTAATCTTGCGCTTGGCTATAGAG encodes the following:
- the lhgO gene encoding L-2-hydroxyglutarate oxidase encodes the protein MWDFIIIGGGILGMSTAMQLKQAYPDKRMLVVEKETGPAQHQTGHNSGVIHAGVYYTPGSLKAKFCLEGNRATREFCDQHNVSYDICGKLLVATNSLEKQRMEALWERTAANGLEREWLEAGELKEREPNITGVAGIFVPSSGIVNYAEVTRAMAAEFERLGGEISYGSCVTGLEERTEEVVVDTSNGSFVSRYLVSCSGLMADRVIRMLGKEPGFTICPFRGEYYLLPERHNQIVNHLIYPIPDPNMPFLGVHLTRMIDGTVTVGPNAVLALKREGYRKQDMSLGDMRQMFTHTGVLKVLGKHLKPGLLEMKNSLYKRGYLELVRKYCPSLKAEDLTPYPAGVRAQAVSNDGQLVDDFLFVNTKRTVNVGNAPSPAATSAIPIGAHIVEQVKAQLC